One genomic segment of Pseudoalteromonas sp. GCY includes these proteins:
- a CDS encoding lysophospholipid acyltransferase family protein, translating to MFARIVKILFFGLIIKPVVLIALGLNVVNRNKLPTHGPAILAPNHNSHLDTMVLMSLFPLRMIHKVRPVAAADYFLANRIIAWFALHVIGIIPLNRKQVTRKAQLFEQCHEALKKNEILIFFPEGSRGEPEKMAQLKKGIFHLISDYKPVLVYPVMMHGLGRSLPKGEALFVPFNCDVIVGEPLSCTSHASELVQEIERQFNLMRPLCLTYRADEE from the coding sequence ATGTTTGCACGTATTGTAAAAATACTTTTCTTTGGATTGATAATCAAACCGGTCGTGTTAATCGCGCTTGGGCTTAACGTTGTTAATCGCAATAAGTTACCAACACATGGGCCTGCGATCCTCGCACCAAACCATAACAGCCATTTGGATACCATGGTATTAATGAGTTTGTTTCCGTTAAGGATGATACATAAAGTTCGACCCGTAGCCGCTGCCGATTATTTTCTCGCCAATAGAATTATCGCTTGGTTTGCACTCCATGTCATTGGCATCATTCCCTTAAATCGAAAACAAGTGACACGCAAAGCACAGCTATTTGAACAATGCCATGAAGCGTTAAAAAAGAATGAAATCTTAATTTTTTTTCCTGAAGGTTCTCGTGGCGAACCTGAAAAAATGGCGCAGTTAAAGAAAGGTATTTTTCATCTCATTAGTGATTATAAGCCGGTGCTCGTTTACCCCGTTATGATGCATGGACTTGGCCGCTCCTTACCCAAAGGAGAAGCTCTATTTGTACCATTTAATTGCGATGTCATCGTCGGCGAACCGCTTTCCTGCACAAGCCACGCGAGCGAACTAGTACAGGAAATAGAACGACAATTTAACTTGATGCGACCACTTTGCTTAACGTACCGGGCGGACGAAGAGTGA
- a CDS encoding DUF2931 family protein — MEKRLIQVLLFMIVILALTGCRTNQTIEQLDIGISAYENSDLMVKIVFDDKFSPPAGAIGCCWGNAQKKGSFWGAEIPHKVDVEWRDYKQAKLYRASFKVQRKKAYHIIDELTPVTFASGRVDDDVNPFIIFGFGEGGEVKMWISNSAFAGVEGRILEEIGSAQATWEPFELNDDV; from the coding sequence ATGGAGAAAAGGTTAATCCAAGTTTTACTATTTATGATTGTGATTTTAGCGTTAACAGGGTGTAGAACAAATCAGACCATTGAGCAATTGGATATAGGTATTTCAGCTTATGAAAATAGTGACTTGATGGTCAAAATAGTGTTTGATGATAAATTTTCTCCACCTGCAGGAGCGATAGGCTGTTGCTGGGGAAATGCTCAGAAGAAAGGATCGTTTTGGGGTGCTGAAATCCCACATAAAGTGGATGTTGAATGGCGAGACTACAAGCAAGCAAAACTCTACAGAGCTTCATTCAAAGTTCAGCGGAAGAAAGCTTACCATATAATTGACGAATTGACTCCTGTTACATTTGCATCAGGACGTGTTGATGATGATGTGAATCCATTCATCATTTTTGGGTTTGGTGAAGGAGGTGAGGTAAAAATGTGGATTTCTAATTCAGCATTTGCCGGAGTTGAAGGACGCATTTTAGAGGAAATCGGCTCGGCGCAAGCGACTTGGGAACCCTTTGAATTAAACGACGATGTTTAA
- a CDS encoding T6SS phospholipase effector Tle1-like catalytic domain-containing protein — MKIVEEKHNWLIDQQFDELEVLPPHTTTAHLPSEIRTQLKPHASDWIVLQQRHNWRHIKHDEFTRVFVKTKKGLQSARSGSAAGSREQLIIVKRKSYFKAEIRNNAFAGNGGVDPNQPIGGYQSDQLTPVDQVLASINTDKSPEVAEKRILVSLEGELAVSFVIQGADTPTLSRASEGATQTPLVFGKLSEDGSYSLKAKILGVPEQMLFNNVPYADLLDIEKVKALKIGAEGGVQLIKHSVSGEGNVHLYFISEPPSIGIFFDGTGNNKYNDILDPFDDKEPTNIAKLHELYDTGKKFVFSEYIEGVGTAAGKKDSIIDLAVAYSFDERLLKALASIFESIDTNELILVNTVLLDCFGFSRGAAAARAFVNLVNEMREAQDIRLVGKELVFRFVGIFDTVASIGGDGDNDHSELYARDELDEAARLDLNQASAGAVYHLTAWDERRDKFPLSALKNKDGSLFANHKEDYLPGVHSDIGGGYAPISIDIEYPLKRIRGIPGNPEHEAKVQQAKLAIEQQYQWPGINVDMVYRSKRLRYGASRSGRDKDFYTTYRPVWRRKIDNTLAHYGLHQMYNEAIQHGVPLKKMARLQSIYPYELSHDVATLVPKALKAGPKSQAWQKLYEHYIHISSRFTGAVDKMAHGAERKAKYVTENGQREMFYNNGLKLPKVDIWTSFRVGGKVVWRKG, encoded by the coding sequence ATGAAAATAGTTGAAGAAAAACATAATTGGTTGATTGACCAACAATTCGATGAGCTGGAAGTCTTACCACCCCATACCACAACCGCTCATTTACCGTCAGAAATTAGAACGCAACTAAAGCCTCATGCCAGTGATTGGATAGTATTGCAACAAAGACATAATTGGCGTCATATAAAGCATGATGAGTTTACTCGTGTTTTTGTAAAAACCAAAAAGGGTTTACAAAGTGCGAGGTCAGGTAGTGCTGCTGGATCTAGAGAACAACTTATCATCGTCAAGCGCAAGTCCTATTTCAAAGCCGAAATTAGAAACAATGCCTTTGCAGGCAATGGTGGGGTTGATCCTAATCAGCCCATTGGCGGATATCAATCAGACCAATTAACACCTGTCGATCAGGTATTGGCATCGATTAACACCGATAAATCTCCCGAGGTGGCTGAAAAGCGAATACTGGTGTCGTTGGAAGGTGAGTTAGCGGTGAGTTTTGTGATCCAAGGCGCTGATACCCCCACGTTGTCGAGAGCCTCTGAAGGGGCAACGCAAACGCCTCTCGTATTCGGCAAGTTGAGTGAAGATGGCAGCTATAGCCTAAAAGCAAAAATCCTGGGGGTGCCGGAGCAGATGCTTTTTAACAATGTGCCATATGCAGACTTACTTGATATAGAGAAAGTCAAAGCACTTAAGATTGGCGCTGAGGGCGGAGTGCAGCTGATTAAACACAGTGTTTCAGGCGAGGGTAATGTACACCTATATTTTATTAGCGAGCCACCGAGTATCGGGATCTTCTTTGATGGTACAGGCAATAACAAGTACAACGACATTTTGGACCCCTTTGATGATAAAGAGCCGACGAATATCGCGAAGCTCCATGAGTTGTATGACACTGGAAAAAAGTTTGTTTTTTCAGAATACATAGAAGGAGTCGGTACAGCGGCTGGAAAGAAAGACTCGATCATAGATTTAGCTGTTGCTTATTCATTTGATGAGCGTCTACTGAAGGCGTTGGCATCCATTTTTGAATCTATAGACACTAACGAACTGATTTTGGTTAATACCGTTTTACTTGACTGTTTTGGTTTTAGCCGTGGCGCTGCGGCAGCAAGAGCATTTGTGAATCTGGTTAATGAAATGAGAGAAGCGCAAGATATTAGATTGGTTGGTAAAGAGTTGGTATTTCGCTTTGTGGGTATTTTCGATACCGTTGCTTCGATCGGGGGGGATGGAGATAATGATCATAGTGAGCTGTATGCTAGAGATGAGTTAGACGAGGCAGCTAGACTTGATCTCAATCAAGCCAGTGCGGGGGCTGTATATCACTTAACCGCTTGGGATGAGCGGCGCGATAAATTCCCACTAAGCGCATTAAAAAATAAGGATGGTAGCTTGTTTGCTAACCATAAAGAAGATTATCTGCCAGGTGTTCATTCTGATATAGGAGGCGGATATGCCCCTATCAGTATTGATATTGAGTATCCTTTAAAGCGCATTCGCGGTATTCCCGGAAATCCAGAGCATGAAGCAAAGGTACAACAGGCGAAATTGGCAATCGAACAGCAATATCAGTGGCCTGGTATTAACGTGGATATGGTCTATCGCTCTAAAAGACTAAGATATGGTGCTAGTCGCTCGGGAAGAGACAAGGATTTTTACACCACATACCGGCCTGTTTGGAGACGTAAAATAGATAATACCCTTGCCCATTATGGACTGCACCAAATGTATAACGAGGCGATTCAACATGGCGTTCCGCTAAAAAAAATGGCGCGTCTTCAAAGTATCTATCCCTATGAACTTAGTCACGATGTGGCAACTTTGGTACCTAAAGCTCTTAAAGCTGGGCCAAAAAGCCAAGCTTGGCAGAAGTTATACGAACACTATATTCATATTAGTTCTCGGTTTACGGGAGCTGTGGATAAAATGGCTCATGGAGCTGAAAGAAAGGCAAAATACGTCACTGAAAATGGGCAAAGAGAAATGTTTTACAATAACGGATTAAAGCTCCCAAAAGTTGATATATGGACAAGTTTTAGAGTTGGAGGGAAGGTGGTATGGAGAAAAGGTTAA
- a CDS encoding aromatic amino acid transport family protein, with amino-acid sequence MSNSSEATMEMNTVGNGRWTQHDTHWVLSLFGTAVGAGILFLPINIGIGGFWPLLIMTVLAFPMTFLAHRGLARFVLSSKQKDADFTDVVEEHFGAGAGRLISLLYFFSIFPILLIYGVGLTNTVDSFIVNQLGFESPSRILLSGVLVAGMIAIMLGGEKLLLRAFAILVYPLVGVLLFLSLYLVPNWQMPVVSTPDVTSLTELLWLSVPIVVFSFSHAAAISSFANVQRRHYKSEAVQKSEAILRTTSIMLIVFVLLFVFSCVFSLTPEQMEEAKSANVSVLSYLANVYNNPFIEMLGPLVAFIAITSSFLGHFLGARESFNGLATKQTSMSYKFADKLGVVFMFVAIWVCAVLNPSILDMMGAISGPIIAMILFIMPTIAVFKVPALQKYKSHIGTYFVLLVGLLAVSALLYNMLG; translated from the coding sequence ATGAGTAATTCCTCTGAAGCGACGATGGAGATGAATACCGTCGGCAATGGGCGCTGGACCCAACACGACACCCATTGGGTATTAAGTTTATTTGGCACTGCGGTCGGCGCAGGTATTTTATTCTTGCCAATTAACATTGGTATTGGTGGTTTTTGGCCACTACTAATCATGACCGTGCTTGCCTTCCCTATGACCTTTTTAGCACACCGAGGATTGGCCCGGTTCGTCCTTTCATCAAAGCAAAAAGATGCCGATTTTACGGATGTAGTAGAAGAGCACTTCGGCGCAGGTGCTGGCCGTTTAATTTCCTTACTTTACTTTTTCTCTATTTTTCCTATTTTGCTTATTTATGGTGTTGGCCTAACCAATACCGTCGACAGCTTTATCGTCAATCAACTTGGCTTTGAATCGCCATCTCGTATTTTACTTTCTGGTGTGCTCGTTGCCGGGATGATTGCCATTATGCTAGGCGGCGAAAAGCTGCTACTGCGTGCTTTTGCTATTTTGGTTTACCCGCTGGTTGGGGTATTACTGTTTTTGTCACTCTATTTAGTGCCTAACTGGCAAATGCCAGTGGTAAGCACGCCAGATGTTACGAGCTTAACCGAATTGCTTTGGCTATCCGTTCCTATCGTAGTATTTTCATTTAGCCATGCAGCGGCCATTTCTAGCTTTGCTAACGTGCAGCGTCGTCACTACAAAAGTGAGGCAGTTCAAAAATCAGAAGCGATTCTTCGTACGACATCCATAATGTTGATAGTGTTTGTTTTGCTATTCGTATTCTCCTGCGTATTCTCTTTAACACCAGAGCAAATGGAAGAAGCAAAATCGGCGAACGTGTCTGTTTTATCCTATTTAGCTAACGTGTATAACAATCCATTTATTGAAATGCTTGGCCCTCTTGTGGCATTTATCGCGATTACTTCGTCTTTCCTAGGTCACTTCCTTGGTGCACGTGAAAGCTTTAACGGCCTTGCAACCAAGCAAACGAGCATGAGCTACAAGTTTGCTGACAAGCTAGGTGTGGTATTTATGTTTGTTGCTATTTGGGTATGCGCCGTATTAAACCCAAGCATTTTGGACATGATGGGGGCTATCTCAGGCCCGATTATTGCGATGATCTTGTTTATCATGCCAACCATTGCCGTGTTTAAAGTACCGGCACTACAAAAATATAAAAGCCACATTGGCACTTATTTTGTGCTATTGGTCGGCTTGCTGGCGGTTTCTGCATTACTCTATAACATGCTAGGCTAA
- a CDS encoding ABC-F family ATPase: protein MLSCNNITMQFGAKPLFENISVKFGDGNRYGLIGANGCGKSTFMKILSKELEPSAGNVNYDPNERIAKLNQDQFAYEQYTVVDTVIMGHKELWEIKQERDRIYSLPEMSEEDGMRVADLETQFAEMDGYSAEAKAGELLLGVGIPTEQHYGLMSEVAPGWKLRVLLAQVLFAEPDIMLLDEPTNNLDIYTIKWLEDVLNQRDCTMIIISHDRHFLNSVCTHMADIDYGDLRIYSGNYDEYMFAATQARERLLSDNAKKKAQIAELQQFVSRFSANASKAKQATSRAKQIDKIQLEEVKASSRQNPFIRFEQEKPLFRNALELISLSQGYDDTLFSDLNGLVEVGEKVAIIGENGAGKTTLLNTLAGRKAPQAGEYKWSENANIGYYAQDHADEFEKDLDLFQWMEQWQQPGDDEQVVRGFLGRMLFSQNDIKKSVKVISGGEQGRMLFGKIMMHKPNILLMDEPTNHMDMESIESLNLALEQYEGTLFFVSHDRQFVSSLATRIWEIKDGKITDFHGTYDEYLAKKAAEAV from the coding sequence ATGCTTTCGTGTAACAACATCACTATGCAGTTTGGTGCAAAACCACTGTTTGAGAATATTTCCGTTAAGTTTGGTGACGGCAACCGCTACGGCCTAATAGGCGCTAACGGCTGCGGTAAATCCACCTTTATGAAAATCCTAAGCAAAGAGCTAGAGCCAAGTGCAGGTAACGTAAACTACGATCCAAACGAGCGCATCGCTAAGCTAAATCAGGATCAATTTGCCTACGAGCAATATACGGTTGTAGACACAGTGATCATGGGTCATAAAGAGCTGTGGGAAATCAAGCAAGAGCGCGATCGCATTTACTCATTACCTGAAATGAGCGAAGAAGACGGCATGCGTGTTGCCGACCTTGAAACGCAATTTGCTGAAATGGATGGCTATTCCGCAGAAGCAAAAGCGGGTGAATTACTCCTCGGTGTGGGTATTCCAACCGAGCAACATTATGGCTTGATGTCAGAAGTTGCTCCGGGCTGGAAACTGCGTGTACTACTTGCACAGGTATTATTTGCAGAGCCAGATATCATGCTCCTAGACGAACCAACCAACAACTTGGATATCTATACTATCAAGTGGTTGGAAGACGTATTGAATCAACGTGATTGTACTATGATCATCATCTCGCACGACCGCCACTTCTTAAACTCAGTGTGTACACACATGGCGGATATCGACTATGGCGATCTGCGTATTTACTCAGGTAATTACGATGAATACATGTTTGCTGCGACGCAAGCTCGCGAGCGCCTGTTGTCAGACAATGCTAAGAAAAAGGCGCAAATTGCTGAGCTACAGCAGTTCGTTTCGCGCTTCTCTGCAAACGCCTCAAAAGCGAAACAAGCGACATCTCGTGCTAAGCAAATTGACAAGATCCAACTGGAAGAAGTTAAAGCATCAAGTCGTCAAAATCCATTTATTCGCTTTGAGCAGGAAAAGCCGCTATTCCGTAACGCACTTGAGCTTATCTCGCTATCACAAGGTTATGACGACACCCTATTCTCTGACCTAAATGGCCTTGTTGAAGTTGGCGAGAAAGTTGCCATCATCGGTGAAAATGGTGCCGGTAAAACGACACTACTCAACACCTTAGCGGGCCGTAAAGCGCCGCAAGCTGGTGAGTATAAATGGTCAGAAAACGCCAATATTGGTTACTATGCGCAAGACCATGCTGACGAATTTGAAAAAGATCTGGATCTTTTCCAATGGATGGAACAGTGGCAACAGCCAGGCGATGATGAGCAAGTCGTACGCGGCTTCCTTGGCCGTATGCTGTTCTCTCAAAACGACATCAAAAAGTCAGTTAAGGTGATCTCAGGTGGTGAACAAGGCCGTATGCTATTTGGTAAAATCATGATGCATAAGCCAAATATCCTACTAATGGACGAACCAACGAACCACATGGATATGGAATCAATCGAGTCTCTCAACTTGGCACTTGAACAATACGAAGGTACGTTATTCTTCGTATCGCACGACCGCCAGTTTGTCTCATCACTTGCAACGCGCATTTGGGAAATAAAAGACGGTAAGATCACCGACTTCCATGGTACGTACGACGAATACCTCGCGAAGAAAGCGGCTGAAGCCGTATAA
- a CDS encoding peptidylprolyl isomerase has translation MFKLNSLLLASTLLGSFAANATIVEFQTSHGSFQVNLFDESTPKTVENFLKYVDNGRYSDTVIHRVIPDFVVQGGGFKYEGDVPLDAIATYDAVKNEPEWSNVKGTIAMAKVANRPDSATSQWFFNLVDNSKNLDVDNGGFTVFGQVTGNGMEILEAIAKIPRCGNVPLVNFTDEQCKDNNSEPGAANFVTINAITVLDDDPKSAQGLSPKANTLIDQVPDKPSTDSDSSGGSMFAGLMLLAGIFGFRRRFHR, from the coding sequence ATGTTCAAGCTAAACTCTCTATTGCTCGCTTCAACTTTGTTGGGAAGCTTTGCTGCTAATGCAACGATTGTCGAATTTCAAACTTCTCATGGTAGCTTTCAGGTCAATCTATTTGATGAAAGTACGCCTAAAACCGTGGAAAACTTTTTGAAATACGTAGATAACGGGCGTTATTCTGATACGGTTATTCACCGTGTTATTCCGGATTTTGTTGTGCAAGGTGGTGGCTTCAAATATGAAGGAGACGTGCCTCTTGACGCCATCGCTACTTACGATGCTGTAAAAAATGAACCTGAGTGGTCTAACGTAAAAGGCACCATTGCAATGGCAAAGGTAGCAAATAGACCTGACAGTGCGACAAGCCAATGGTTTTTTAATTTGGTAGACAACAGTAAAAATTTGGACGTTGACAACGGTGGCTTCACGGTTTTTGGTCAGGTGACTGGTAATGGCATGGAAATATTAGAAGCGATAGCAAAAATTCCGCGTTGTGGTAATGTGCCATTAGTCAACTTCACTGATGAACAGTGTAAAGATAACAATAGTGAGCCGGGGGCAGCTAACTTTGTGACCATAAACGCAATTACTGTACTGGATGATGACCCCAAATCAGCTCAAGGTCTAAGCCCAAAAGCAAATACCTTGATTGATCAAGTGCCTGACAAGCCTTCAACTGACTCTGATTCATCTGGTGGTTCAATGTTTGCCGGTCTTATGTTGCTGGCTGGTATTTTCGGATTCAGACGTAGATTTCATAGGTAA